Proteins from one Enoplosus armatus isolate fEnoArm2 chromosome 4, fEnoArm2.hap1, whole genome shotgun sequence genomic window:
- the polr3d gene encoding DNA-directed RNA polymerase III subunit RPC4: protein MADSGSGDPSGQRVPTPGGRGIGLLMGRRTPAAISTGRLPSMRSRDLTLGGVKKKTFTPNIIGRKAKDETKVEGGQRRERRDGDRGRGPRDRGRGRGRPEVIQSHSIFEQGPAEMMMKKRGGYENERDAPSVGPSPIINIKKEKRETEEETKEILRKLERDNFIDDPFLRSEQRSCPVQLPLAVSGWGFKEEFTNAAVKIEKMEEDDEPMEPAVEVKQEPEETDLKKVEGACRPPPLPEPEVLPDLLHRWSLNKGEELFFMQLPDSLPGQPPTVEHRPVKTEVQSEDGQSVLLTSESQEEEPEDNNCNLKDLREGLVGKMLVRKSGRVQLILGQVTLDVSLGTSCAFLQELVSIGTEGRTGDLTVLGNVEHKMVCSPDFEALLESSA, encoded by the exons ATGGCAGATTCAGGCTCAGGTGACCCCAGTGGTCAACGTGTGCCAACTCCCGGAGGGAGAGGTATAGGGCTGCTGATGGGCCGCCGAACCCCCGCCGCCATCTCTACTGGCCGTCTCCCCTCAATGCGATCTAGAGACCTCACCCTGGGAGGAGTGAAGAAG aAAACGTTTACACCCAACATTATTGGCCGAAAAGCCAAAGACGA AACGAAAGTTGAAGGcgggcagaggagggagaggagggatggagatCGAGGCCGAGGTCCGAGAGATAGAGGCCGGGGCCGAGGTCGCCCAGAGGTCATCCAGTCCCACTCTATTTTTGAGCAGGGGCCCgcagagatgatgatgaaaaagagAG GGGGCTatgaaaatgagagagatgCTCCGAGCGTCGGACCGTCGCCCATCATCAATattaaaaaggagaagagagagactgaggaggAGACCAAAGAGATTCTACGCAAGCTGGAGCGAGATAAT TTTATAGATGATCCCTTCCTGAGGAGTGAGCAGAGGAGCTGCCCCGTCCAGCTTCCCCTTGCTGTATCAGGATGGGGATTCAAGGAGGAATTTACTAACGCTGCTGTTAAAAttgagaagatggaggaggatgatgaacCCATGGAACCTGCAGTTGAAG TGAAGCAGGAGCCAGAGGAAACCGACTTAAAGAAGGTGGAGGGAGCTTGcaggcctcctcctctccctgaaCCGGAAGTTCTGCCTGATTTGCTGCATAGATGGAGTCTGAACAAAGGGGAGGAGCTGTTCTTCATGCAGCTGCCGGACTCGCTGCCCGGCCAGCCCCCCACCGTAGAGCACAGGCCGGTGAAAACAGAGGTGCAGTCAGAGGACGGACAGTCGGTGCTTCTGACATCAGAGTCTCAG GAGGAGGAACCTGAAGACAACAACTGCAATCTGAAAGACCTGCGGGAGGGTCTTGTAGGAAAGATGCTGGTGCGGAAGTCTGGCCGGGTACAGCTCATACTGGGACAAGTGACACTTGATGTGTCTCTTGGAACATCATGTGCTTTCCTTCAG GAGCTGGTCTCTATTGGTACAGAGGGAAGAACAGGTGACTTGACTGTATTGGGGAATGTCGAACACAAAATGGTTTGCTCCCCAGACTTTGAGGCTCTGCTGGAGAGCAGTGCTTGA